The window TACAGGGTTTGCCAATTCCAGAGATCCAATCTTAACGGTTGTGTTTACCATGTCAGTGCCTCCTCCAAAGGAAATACCGGGCCGTCCCAGCACACTCGCCTATAGCTGAGTTCCTCACTATCGGCCGATTGTCTGAATGGCCGAACACAGGCATAACACATGCCAACAGCACATCCCATGTGTTGTTCCATCGCAATCTGCCCGGTGACACCCAGCTCTTTCGACAAAGACTGCAATAGTTTGAGCAATCGATTCGAGCCACAGGTTGTCATAAAATCAACAGGCGTTTGCGCATGTAAACGACGGATCAGGGCCTCTAACTCCGGCACAGCGGAATTGCCTTCGGTATCGCTTACCGCGATGACGTCTGCACCCGCGCCGGTAAGCCGCTCTTTTGACATAATCAGCTCGGGAGAACGCGCACTGAGCATCGCCGTTACTTTCGCACCCAACGCAATCGCCGCCGATGCAAGTGGCGTCAACGTCGCCAACCCAACGCCGCGGGCCACCATCAATACATGCCTGGTTGTATCAGGTATCTCAAAACCGCGCCCCAACGGGCCCAGCATATCCAGACAATCACCTTCGGCCAGGGTAGCCAGGCCGCGAGTGCCCATACCTTGAACTTTGTACAGAAATTCGACAGTGCCCGCTGAAGGATTGACACCATAAAGACTCATTGGTCGACGCAGATAAGGCTGGTCTACTTCCGTTCCCGGACATTTCAGATGAAAAAACTGGCCCGGCTGAGCCGCCAACGATGCCGCATCGCCCGCCACGACCATGTGCTTGTATTCCGCATTGACCCAAGCATTGCTCAGGATTCTGGCTGGATTTTCGGTGATGGGAAAGTGTAGCTTGTCGGGCTGGCGACTGCATTGTGACGCCCACTCCGAATTATCCGCGATAAATGTCGTTTCGATTTTCATAACGTTATTCTCAATGTCCTTGCGCCTTGTTCGGTCTACTGGAAACAAATAGCTAACTATCTTGAATAACGAATATAATTCTATTTTATAAAATTTACAATATTTTTATTCACTATATAAATTACCGTTAACACAACGTTAATCGTCCGTTTATAAATGATCATTATTCGTTATTTAAAGAGAATTTATCGTTTTCTAATGGCCGTGAGTGTATTAACTCAACCAGAATCAGAGAGATGGTGCAAAATGAGGCATAAAAGAGGCCATGTATGACACTCTGGCGCTTGGCGCAGACAGCACGGGCCATCGCAAACGCAATAAAAAACAACCGCTATGCCAAACAACGCATAGCGGCCAATTTCCTTTCTTATATTCCCACCGGCACGGCCGCAAGGACCATTGCAGGACGAATCAGTTTTCCGATTTCT of the Advenella mimigardefordensis DPN7 genome contains:
- a CDS encoding dihydroorotate dehydrogenase electron transfer subunit, with the protein product MKIETTFIADNSEWASQCSRQPDKLHFPITENPARILSNAWVNAEYKHMVVAGDAASLAAQPGQFFHLKCPGTEVDQPYLRRPMSLYGVNPSAGTVEFLYKVQGMGTRGLATLAEGDCLDMLGPLGRGFEIPDTTRHVLMVARGVGLATLTPLASAAIALGAKVTAMLSARSPELIMSKERLTGAGADVIAVSDTEGNSAVPELEALIRRLHAQTPVDFMTTCGSNRLLKLLQSLSKELGVTGQIAMEQHMGCAVGMCYACVRPFRQSADSEELSYRRVCWDGPVFPLEEALTW